CCGGCGGGGCCGGTGCCCCAGGCCTTGACGATCTTGACGATCTTGGGCAGCACCACGGGAGACATCGGGCGGATCACGCCCGCCTTGGTGAGGACGGACAGGGTCTTGGCGAGGCTCATAGGGTCCTTCGGGGCTCGGATGAACGCCGGAGGACGCAGCTGCGCGCGAGCGAGCCGCGGCTCAGGCGGGGGTCTTGGGCGCGACCAGGCGGGTAGCCTGCCAGTCCTTGCTGACGGCTGCCGTGGTGGTCTGGACCAGGCCCGCGATCGGCGCAGCCTCGGCGATGTCGGCGGCATCGACACTGTTGGGTCGTCCCACCTTCGGAGTCAGGAGCCAGATGGCACCACCGCCGACGACGTCGGCCTTGGCGTCCACCAGGCCGTCGGCCAGGTCGCCGTCGTCGTCGCGCCACCACAGCACGACGGCGTCGACCACGTTGCCGTAGTCGCCGTCGACCATGTCGGCGTCGATGCAGTCCTCGATCGCGATCCGCAGGTCGTCGTCAGTGTCCTGGTCCCAGCCGAGCTCCTGCACGACGAGACCGGGCTTGAAGCCCATCCTGGTCCCGATGCCGTCTCCAGCCCCCTGGGTGGACTCACCGCCCACGCTCGCAGTCACCGGACCCTCCTTCGTCTCGTCCCCACGGGTACGTGGGGTGGTGAGTAGTCCAGCGGAGTCCGGGCCTGAGCGCAAGCCTGCGCCCGGGACGAGCCTCGTGGCGCGTACTGGCCGGTAGATTTTTTGGGCACCACCCGCGTGCAACGATGCAGGGGTGAATGACCAGCAACTGGACCGACCGCAGACCCCGCCCGTCATCCACGAGGGGCTCCCCACCCAGCTCCCGGACATCGATCCGGAGGAGACGCAGGAGTGGCTCGCCAGCTTCGACGCCATGGTGGGGGACCGCGGCCGCGACCGGGCCCGCTACGTGATGCTCCGCCTGCTCGAGCGGGCGCGCGAGCAGGCAGTCGGCGTCCCCGCCCTCCGCTCCACCGACTACATCAACACCATCCCGCCCGAGCGTGAGCCCTGGTTCCCCGGCGACGAGCAGATCGAGCGGCGGATCCGCGCCTTCATCCGCTGGAACGCCGCGGTGATGGTCTCCAGCGCCAACCGCAAGGGCCTCGAGGTCGGCGGGCACATCGCCACCTACCAGTCCGCGGCCAGCCTCTACGAGGTCGGCTTCAACCACTTCTTCCGCGGCAAGGACCACCCCGGCGGTGGCGACCAGGTCTACATCCAGGGCCACGCCTCCCCCGGCATCTACGCCCGCGCGTTCCTGGAGGGCCGGCTGAGCGAGGAGCAGCTCCAGCGGTTCCGCCAGGAGGTCCAGCACGGCAAGGGGGCCGGGCTCCCGTCGTACCCGCACCCCCGGCTGATGCCCGACTTCTGGGAGTTCCCCACCGTCTCGATGGGCCTGACCGGCATCAACTCCATCTACCAGGCCCGCTTCAACCGCTACCTGCACAACCGCGGGATCAAGGACACCAGCGACCAGCGCGTCTGGGCGTTCATGGGCGACGGCGAGATGGCCGAGCCCGAGTCGCTCGGGGCGATCCGCGTGGCGGCCCGTGAGGAGCTGGACAACCTCACCTGGGTCATCAACTGCAACCTCCAGCAGCTCGACGGCCCGGTGACCGGCAACGGCAAGATCATCCAGGAGCTCGAGTCCAACTTCCGCGGCGCCGGATGGAACGTGATCAAGGTGGTCTGGGGCCGCGAGTGGGACTCGCTGCTCGGCGCGGACGTCGACGGCGTCCTGGTCAACCGGATGAACAACACCCCCGACGGCCAGTTCCAGACCTACCACGCCGAGGGCGGCGCCTACATCCGCGACCACTTCTTCGGATCCGACCCCAGGCTCCGCCAGATGGTGGAGCACATGAGCGACGACCAGATCCTCAAGCTCGCCCGCGGCGGTCACGACTACCGCAAGGTGTACGCCGCCTTCGACTCCGCGAGCAAGCACGCCGGTCAGCCGACGGTGATCCTGGCCAAGACGATCAAGGGCTGGACGCTGGACTCGCTGGAGAGCAAGAACGCCTCCCACCAGATGAAGAAGCTGACCCCGGCGGACCTCAAGAAGTACCGCGACCGCCTCTACCTGCCGATCAGCGACCGCGAGCTCGAGGAGTCCTACGAGCGCACCGGCGGCGCCCCCTTCTTCCACCCGGGCAAGGACTCCCCCGAGATCCAGTACATGCTGGAGCGGCGCCGCGAGCTGGGCGGGTCGCTGCCCCGTCGCGTCGACCGGTCCAAGCCCCTCTCGCTGCCCGGCGACGAGGCCTACGCGGAGCTCAAGCAGGGCTCGGGGAAGAACCAGGTCGCCACCACGATGGCCCTGGTCCGCCTGCTGCGTGACTGGATGAAGCACCCCGGCATCGGCGAGCGGATCGTGCCGATCGCGCCCGACGAGTACCGGACCTTCGGCATGGACTCGATGTTCCCCAGCGCCAAGGTCTACAACCCCGGGGGCCAGCAGTACGAGTCGGTCGACCGCAAGCTGCTGCTCTCCTACAAGGAGTCCAAGCAGGGCCAGATGCTGCACGAGGGCATCTCCGAGGCAGGCGCCGTCGCCTCGGCCACGGCCGCGGGGTCGGCGTACGCCACCCACGGCGAGCAGATGATCCCGTTCTACATCTTCTACTCGATGTTCGGCTTCCAGCGGACCGGCGACTCCATCTGGGCGATGGCCGACCAGATGGCCCGCGGGTTCCTCATCGGCGCCACGGCAGGACGCACCACCCTGACGGGCGAGGGCCTCCAGCACGCGGACGGCCACTCGCCGCTGCTGGCCAGCACCAACCCGGCGGTCGTGCACTACGACCCGGCGTACGCCTACGAGCTCGGCCACATCATGCGCTCCGGCCTGGAGCGGATGTACGGGTCGCAGCCCGAGAACGTCATCTTCTACCTGACCGTCTACAACGAGCCGGTCGTGCAGCCGGCGGAGCCGCAGGACGTCGACGTGGAGGGGATCCTCCGTGGCCTGCACCGCGTGGAGACCGCCGAGGGCGAGGGGCCGCGGGTCCAGCTCATGGGCTCCGGCATCTCCCTGCCCTGGGTCGAGGAGGCCGCCAGGCTGCTGCGCGAGGAGTGGGGCGTGCAGGCAGACCGCTGGTCCGTCACCTCGTGGAACGAGCTGGCCCGCGACGGGGTCGCGGCGGAGGAGTGGAACCTGCTCCACCCCGGAGAGGACCGCCGCACCCCCTACGTGACCGACAAGCTCCGCGAGGCTGCCGGCCCGGTGGTCGCCGTCTCGGACTTCATGCGTGCGGTCCCTCTGCAGATCGCCCGCTGGGTGCCTGCCGACTACCGGGT
The window above is part of the Nocardioides campestrisoli genome. Proteins encoded here:
- a CDS encoding DUF3052 domain-containing protein, which gives rise to MGFKPGLVVQELGWDQDTDDDLRIAIEDCIDADMVDGDYGNVVDAVVLWWRDDDGDLADGLVDAKADVVGGGAIWLLTPKVGRPNSVDAADIAEAAPIAGLVQTTTAAVSKDWQATRLVAPKTPA
- the aceE gene encoding pyruvate dehydrogenase (acetyl-transferring), homodimeric type yields the protein MNDQQLDRPQTPPVIHEGLPTQLPDIDPEETQEWLASFDAMVGDRGRDRARYVMLRLLERAREQAVGVPALRSTDYINTIPPEREPWFPGDEQIERRIRAFIRWNAAVMVSSANRKGLEVGGHIATYQSAASLYEVGFNHFFRGKDHPGGGDQVYIQGHASPGIYARAFLEGRLSEEQLQRFRQEVQHGKGAGLPSYPHPRLMPDFWEFPTVSMGLTGINSIYQARFNRYLHNRGIKDTSDQRVWAFMGDGEMAEPESLGAIRVAAREELDNLTWVINCNLQQLDGPVTGNGKIIQELESNFRGAGWNVIKVVWGREWDSLLGADVDGVLVNRMNNTPDGQFQTYHAEGGAYIRDHFFGSDPRLRQMVEHMSDDQILKLARGGHDYRKVYAAFDSASKHAGQPTVILAKTIKGWTLDSLESKNASHQMKKLTPADLKKYRDRLYLPISDRELEESYERTGGAPFFHPGKDSPEIQYMLERRRELGGSLPRRVDRSKPLSLPGDEAYAELKQGSGKNQVATTMALVRLLRDWMKHPGIGERIVPIAPDEYRTFGMDSMFPSAKVYNPGGQQYESVDRKLLLSYKESKQGQMLHEGISEAGAVASATAAGSAYATHGEQMIPFYIFYSMFGFQRTGDSIWAMADQMARGFLIGATAGRTTLTGEGLQHADGHSPLLASTNPAVVHYDPAYAYELGHIMRSGLERMYGSQPENVIFYLTVYNEPVVQPAEPQDVDVEGILRGLHRVETAEGEGPRVQLMGSGISLPWVEEAARLLREEWGVQADRWSVTSWNELARDGVAAEEWNLLHPGEDRRTPYVTDKLREAAGPVVAVSDFMRAVPLQIARWVPADYRVLGADGFGFADTRPAARRFFHIDAQSIVVQALQALADAGEVPVEKVVEAKDRYRIDDPTAVSGIAQEGGDA